CGTAGCCCGGATGTTCCTGGGTCCCCGCTTTCGCGCTAGTTGATGCACACATCTTGGTGCGGCGGAGTGACTCACCTGTGAGGAAGCAGCTTTCCTGGTGATGGGAATGTATGATTCTCATTCTGGCACGTCCATTTCCTTGAGGTGCCGAGATGCTGGACGCGCAATATTCGGTGGGTCGGTTCGGGGATCGCCGCCTCGACAAAGGGGGGCGGCGCTGCTCGAAGGGATGGTCGTGCGCGCCAGTTCGTGCGTGCGACAGGCGGCGGCCGGCCGTCGGTCGGAGATTGTCCGGTATGGTCGGTTCCTGGCCAACGAGAAAGTGACGCTGGAAGCCCTGCTCGCGGGCTGGGGCGAGCAAACCGCCCTTGCGGCAGCCGGCCGGCATGTGCTGGCGATCCAGGATACCAGCGAGATCAACTTCAGAACCACGGCCGAGCGGCGGCGCGGCTTGGGCGAGATCGGCAAGGGTGTCGGCTGCGGCTTGCTGCTGCATGCGATGCTGGCGCTGGATGCGCACAGCGATGCCTGCCTGGGATTGGTCGCGGGCCAGATCTGGACGCGCCAGGGACGGGTGGCGGTGCGGCACGAGAGCCGACCGCCGCGGGAGAAGGAATCCTGGCGCTGGATCGAGACCGCGGAGCGGGCCAAACAGGTCCTGTCGGCGGCCGCGATGGTCACCGTGATCGATGATCGCGAGGGCGACTTCTATGCCAAATGGGCGAGCGTCGCGGCGCAAGACTTCCATCTGCTGACGCGCTCCATGCATGACCGCGTTCTGGCCGACGACCGGAGCCTGTATGAGGCAGCGGCCCAGCTGCCGATTGCCGATGTCTCGACCATCGACCTCACGGCCCGCCCTCATCGACCGGCGCGTCAGGCCAAGCTGGCGTTGCGGTTCGGGCGCGTGACCCTGAAAAGGCCGCAAGGTCCGGGCCTGCG
The Pseudomonadota bacterium genome window above contains:
- a CDS encoding IS4 family transposase, which gives rise to MVVRASSCVRQAAAGRRSEIVRYGRFLANEKVTLEALLAGWGEQTALAAAGRHVLAIQDTSEINFRTTAERRRGLGEIGKGVGCGLLLHAMLALDAHSDACLGLVAGQIWTRQGRVAVRHESRPPREKESWRWIETAERAKQVLSAAAMVTVIDDREGDFYAKWASVAAQDFHLLTRSMHDRVLADDRSLYEAAAQLPIADVSTIDLTARPHRPARQAKLALRFGRVTLKRPQGPGLRDLPETVELSVIEVVEFDPPAQAEPLHWYLLTTHAVKDAAAAWQIVHWYKKRWTIEQLFRVLKTQGLQLEDSRLETAERLLKLSAIATKAAVITLQLVQARDGQSAEPASSVFNQDEIQLLDALGRRYQGTTMLQSNPHPPRSLAWAGWIVARLGGWDGYPRTKPGPITFKHGLEYFLGIAQAWSQIKDV